The following are encoded in a window of Paenibacillaceae bacterium GAS479 genomic DNA:
- a CDS encoding Glyoxylase, beta-lactamase superfamily II, whose translation MSTMRIESFVLGPIQTNCYLLVNEETNQAVVIDPGMKPKRLLDRIASGNIKLEAILLTHAHLDHMGGVDEVRKATQCPVYVHDLEAEWLTNPALNGSLRWSDITPPLTTAPAEYALDEGQRLKLAGFEFRVLHTPGHSPGSVSFLHGKDLFSGDVLFRQAIGRTDLPGGRKADLYNTIRSKLYTLDPEVTVYNGHGPKTTIGYEMANNPYVRLG comes from the coding sequence ATGAGTACAATGAGAATTGAGTCATTCGTCCTCGGACCGATCCAGACGAACTGTTATTTGCTCGTCAATGAGGAAACGAATCAGGCGGTCGTCATCGATCCCGGCATGAAGCCAAAGCGGCTGTTGGACCGAATCGCCAGCGGGAACATTAAGCTGGAAGCTATTTTGCTTACTCATGCCCACTTGGATCATATGGGCGGGGTCGATGAGGTACGCAAGGCGACACAATGCCCAGTTTATGTGCATGATCTGGAGGCAGAGTGGCTGACCAATCCGGCGCTCAACGGCTCCTTGCGCTGGAGTGATATTACACCTCCACTGACGACAGCTCCTGCCGAATATGCACTTGATGAGGGGCAGCGGCTGAAGCTTGCTGGATTCGAGTTCCGAGTGCTGCACACGCCAGGACATAGCCCTGGCAGCGTCAGCTTCCTGCATGGTAAGGATCTATTTTCCGGTGATGTGCTGTTCCGGCAGGCTATTGGTAGAACCGACCTTCCTGGCGGGCGTAAAGCCGATCTCTACAATACGATCCGTAGCAAGTTGTACACGCTGGACCCCGAAGTTACCGTTTATAACGGGCATGGCCCCAAGACGACGATTGGTTATGAGATGGCCAACAACCCTTACGTGCGTCTGGGCTGA
- a CDS encoding SprT-like protein: MEDKELQTWVEKISMDSFGLPFRHKAVFNRRLSATGGRYFMKSHNIEISAKQLQAYGVEETEKIIKHELCHYHLHLLGRGYRHRDADFKEWLARSGGSRYCRPLPDKSPRRSLPYRYKLVCGSCRMEYPRKRKVDPARYVCGKCRGKLALYALDRANRA, encoded by the coding sequence ATGGAGGATAAAGAGCTGCAGACATGGGTGGAAAAAATTTCAATGGACAGCTTCGGACTTCCGTTCCGCCACAAGGCCGTGTTCAATCGTCGATTGTCGGCTACGGGAGGACGCTACTTCATGAAGTCTCATAATATTGAGATCAGCGCTAAGCAGCTCCAGGCTTACGGTGTAGAGGAAACGGAGAAGATCATCAAGCATGAGCTTTGCCATTACCATCTGCATCTGCTTGGACGAGGATATCGCCATCGCGATGCGGATTTCAAGGAGTGGCTCGCCCGCTCCGGCGGTTCGCGGTATTGCCGTCCGCTACCGGACAAGTCCCCTAGACGCTCGCTGCCTTATCGGTATAAGCTCGTTTGCGGCTCTTGCCGCATGGAGTACCCGCGAAAGCGCAAGGTAGATCCAGCTCGATACGTCTGCGGAAAATGCCGGGGCAAGCTAGCTTTGTATGCGCTTGACAGGGCTAATCGTGCATGA
- a CDS encoding Predicted DNA-binding transcriptional regulator YafY, contains an HTH and WYL domains: MKTERLFAIVMVLLGEGRVSAPELAKRFEVSVRTIYRDLDSLAQAGIPITAETGRNGGIHIMENYKLDNRFFSSSELASLLIALQSLTVVNTPLSIQHTVEKLKSLIPAVHSDSIERKLQQIVVDYAPWISSGYPLTSAHIAVNAALEQQRLITISYENRLGQFSERILEPHRLIFKENSWYLFAFCREKEGFRFFKLSRILSASLLDETFEFREVPHHFLENSFSETKLIPVLLRIHRSIKSAIADRFADFKLLETQDEYLIVEIPFMPDSYGYKFLLGLGTDCECLAPEHVRQEVYQQIRSMLHLYEPK; this comes from the coding sequence ATGAAAACAGAGCGCTTATTTGCAATTGTCATGGTTTTATTAGGGGAAGGACGGGTAAGCGCCCCAGAGTTAGCTAAACGCTTTGAAGTATCTGTACGAACCATTTATCGGGATCTAGATTCCCTCGCGCAAGCAGGCATTCCCATCACCGCTGAAACAGGGCGAAATGGCGGCATTCATATCATGGAAAACTATAAATTAGATAACCGTTTTTTCAGCAGTTCAGAACTAGCTTCGCTGCTGATTGCCTTGCAAAGTTTAACCGTAGTAAACACGCCGCTGTCCATCCAACATACAGTCGAAAAATTAAAGTCACTTATCCCCGCTGTGCATTCCGATAGCATCGAACGCAAGCTGCAGCAAATTGTCGTTGATTATGCGCCGTGGATAAGTTCAGGGTATCCGTTAACGTCTGCGCATATTGCTGTAAATGCGGCTTTAGAGCAGCAGCGATTGATAACGATAAGCTACGAAAATAGATTGGGGCAGTTTTCTGAGCGCATTCTTGAACCGCATCGATTAATTTTCAAGGAAAACAGTTGGTACTTGTTTGCTTTTTGTCGTGAAAAAGAGGGATTCCGCTTTTTTAAATTAAGCCGAATTCTATCCGCAAGCTTATTGGATGAAACGTTTGAATTCCGAGAAGTACCTCATCATTTCCTTGAAAACTCATTTTCGGAAACAAAGTTAATTCCTGTTCTGCTGCGGATTCATCGCTCCATAAAATCAGCGATTGCGGATCGGTTCGCCGATTTTAAGCTTTTAGAGACACAAGATGAATATTTAATTGTAGAAATCCCTTTTATGCCTGATTCTTACGGTTATAAATTTCTTTTAGGCTTAGGAACTGACTGTGAATGCCTTGCTCCAGAACATGTTCGTCAAGAAGTATATCAACAAATTCGATCTATGCTTCATTTATATGAGCCCAAATAA
- a CDS encoding Uncharacterized conserved protein PhnB, glyoxalase superfamily codes for MKRNQNWFENVENRSHPWPGLNWLTTGIIVSDVEKAVDFYTNAMNMIPISEVEDDDGSLFFARMRYRGINLTVNKERWDSDILGPSSTGQTPPFIFYLYVDDVKVLVEKMTRAGAELLMEPEETFWQDLRARLRDPFGYVWDIAQKVQ; via the coding sequence ATGAAGAGAAATCAAAACTGGTTTGAGAATGTAGAGAATCGTAGCCATCCATGGCCGGGACTTAATTGGCTTACTACTGGAATCATTGTTTCTGATGTTGAAAAAGCCGTTGATTTTTATACGAATGCAATGAATATGATCCCCATTTCTGAGGTAGAAGATGACGATGGCAGCCTGTTTTTTGCAAGAATGAGATATAGGGGGATCAACCTTACCGTTAATAAGGAGCGCTGGGACTCAGACATTCTTGGTCCGTCATCTACTGGACAGACTCCGCCGTTTATTTTTTATCTGTATGTTGATGACGTTAAAGTTCTGGTTGAAAAAATGACGCGTGCAGGTGCTGAACTTCTAATGGAGCCAGAGGAGACATTTTGGCAAGATTTAAGAGCCCGGTTGAGAGATCCCTTCGGTTATGTTTGGGACATCGCTCAAAAGGTGCAGTGA
- a CDS encoding carbohydrate ABC transporter membrane protein 1, CUT1 family — translation MVQLESNLTANREPKRKPAWIRFFGQWDLQLMVLPALALIVVFSYIPMYGVLTAFQDYSIFKGMSGSPWVGTKHFQRFFANPDFWLVMRNTLIISGLKLLVGFPAPIMLALMLNEVRSRYFKRIVQTVSYLPHFLSWVIVAGMATAILATENGSLNMLLQALQFIDEPLSWLSLPEYFWTILITTGVWKEIGFGSIVYLAAIAGVDPSLYEAASMDGASRFKQIFLVTLPSIMPVVVIFFILAIGNLLSAGFEDILLLGKDPILRDVSDVLDTYVYRMGIQSQRFSYATAVGLFKAVISIALLTLANALARRSGNSLW, via the coding sequence ATGGTACAGCTTGAATCTAACCTTACAGCGAATCGTGAACCGAAAAGAAAACCGGCATGGATCCGATTTTTCGGTCAATGGGATCTTCAACTGATGGTGCTTCCGGCATTAGCGCTCATAGTAGTGTTCAGCTACATTCCGATGTACGGCGTTTTGACTGCTTTTCAGGACTACAGCATTTTCAAAGGAATGTCAGGCAGTCCATGGGTGGGCACCAAACATTTTCAACGTTTTTTTGCGAATCCGGATTTCTGGCTCGTCATGCGCAACACCCTCATCATCAGCGGCCTAAAGCTGCTCGTCGGCTTCCCGGCTCCGATCATGCTGGCGCTTATGCTGAACGAGGTTCGCAGCCGTTATTTCAAACGGATCGTTCAAACGGTCAGCTACTTGCCGCATTTTCTTTCCTGGGTCATCGTGGCCGGAATGGCCACCGCAATTTTGGCGACGGAGAACGGCAGTCTTAATATGCTTTTGCAAGCGCTTCAATTTATCGACGAACCGCTGAGCTGGCTCAGCCTGCCGGAATATTTCTGGACGATTCTCATTACGACTGGCGTGTGGAAAGAGATCGGCTTTGGCTCCATTGTCTATCTTGCCGCGATAGCGGGCGTAGATCCTAGCCTGTATGAGGCGGCCTCGATGGATGGGGCCAGCCGCTTCAAGCAGATTTTTCTCGTGACGCTGCCGTCGATCATGCCCGTTGTAGTCATCTTTTTCATCCTGGCCATTGGCAATCTGCTCAGTGCGGGCTTCGAGGACATTCTCTTGCTCGGCAAAGACCCTATCCTGCGGGATGTATCAGACGTGCTCGACACCTATGTGTATAGAATGGGCATTCAATCCCAGCGTTTCTCCTATGCAACGGCGGTTGGACTGTTTAAGGCGGTCATCAGTATCGCGCTGTTAACGCTGGCTAACGCACTAGCAAGGCGCAGTGGGAACAGCTTGTGGTAG
- a CDS encoding carbohydrate ABC transporter membrane protein 2, CUT1 family, translating to MKIRQSPGDRLMTIFIYAFLAVLGFSAFYPFWNAGVVSLNKGADTALGGITFWPREFTWENYEIVFQDSRIMKAFGVSVLRTIVGTVTSILATAIFAYGMTRAELVGRKFYMVMCIFTMYFSGGLIPTFLLIRELGMFDSFWVFIIPSLISVWNMIVFRTFFLGLPAGLDESAKIDGCGYWGTFLRIVLPLSGPVIATLSLFTAVSHWNDWFLPSIYINDENLIPIQTKLQQILSSNIMTEQMQQLDSAAQARLNAMKTITGKSLSMATMMVATLPIIMVYPFVQRYFVKGVLVGSVKG from the coding sequence TTGAAAATTAGACAAAGCCCTGGAGACCGGCTTATGACCATCTTTATTTACGCTTTTCTCGCCGTACTCGGCTTCAGTGCGTTTTACCCGTTCTGGAACGCCGGTGTCGTGTCGCTGAACAAGGGGGCGGATACGGCGCTTGGCGGCATCACCTTCTGGCCTCGGGAATTTACGTGGGAAAATTACGAGATCGTATTCCAGGACTCCCGCATTATGAAAGCGTTTGGCGTATCCGTACTGCGGACGATTGTCGGTACCGTTACCTCGATTCTCGCAACAGCGATTTTTGCCTACGGCATGACGAGAGCGGAGCTGGTCGGACGCAAATTTTACATGGTGATGTGTATCTTTACGATGTATTTCAGCGGCGGACTGATTCCGACCTTCCTATTGATCCGTGAGCTTGGTATGTTCGACTCCTTCTGGGTATTTATCATTCCGTCGCTAATCAGCGTTTGGAACATGATCGTTTTCCGGACTTTTTTTCTGGGGCTGCCAGCGGGGCTGGACGAATCGGCCAAAATCGACGGCTGCGGTTATTGGGGCACGTTTTTACGAATTGTGCTTCCACTGTCCGGTCCGGTCATCGCCACGCTCTCGCTGTTCACGGCGGTCAGTCACTGGAACGACTGGTTTTTGCCCAGCATTTACATTAATGACGAGAACCTGATTCCGATTCAGACGAAGCTGCAGCAGATTCTCAGCTCCAACATTATGACGGAGCAGATGCAGCAGCTGGATTCTGCGGCCCAAGCTCGACTCAATGCGATGAAAACGATTACCGGCAAGTCGCTGTCGATGGCAACGATGATGGTTGCAACGTTACCGATTATTATGGTTTATCCGTTTGTGCAGCGATATTTTGTTAAGGGCGTGCTGGTCGGGTCTGTAAAAGGCTGA
- a CDS encoding carbohydrate ABC transporter substrate-binding protein, CUT1 family, translating to MRKKTAFKSMALAMAVAMVLAGCSGNNVSTNNTASNMGGASPAPSASPGTDAGTEAWQLGSEPLEYTMYGHYDWYVMPKWGADESSKWIQDNMKVTVNNIPSNENAAQKLNTMIASGSLPDVLWMDKNQDVEKLRQADMLVPFDDYLDKYPNFKKYVGEATINMLRSPDGKIYQFPNWYSSQPFGNAGYVINKKYYEAVGSPKLETTDDFYNFLKAVKEKFPNVTPFNPDLAVDGQGLDILYSAFLEDAQLKGLANRVAIGTDKMESVFKEEAFRESMLYASKLFREKLMTQDAMTQDKELLKERVMTGQVAAYAGASPTENGAAADAALKKKDPNNGYFMIWPIHKEGLDKNKIFPGTYSTLGWNVNVITKSAKDPEKIFAFLDWMTGPEGQSVIMWGPEGKYWEGKDAESFPIITDAFSTDVEGRSKTMDATVNLQWVGNAAFTDRAKITFESTLPEEKRTWESRYQSMITWKTQSNGTEFEQLAPPSDTEEGIIQTELEELWDETRAKALYAGSDEEVLSILDKAHDDAMKLGYQQLLDYKTKRWQENKAKIAGS from the coding sequence ATGAGGAAAAAAACTGCGTTTAAAAGCATGGCTCTAGCAATGGCGGTGGCGATGGTGCTTGCAGGCTGTTCTGGAAACAACGTTTCTACGAACAATACAGCTTCCAATATGGGCGGCGCTTCTCCGGCACCAAGTGCATCGCCAGGAACTGACGCAGGCACTGAGGCTTGGCAACTCGGCAGTGAGCCTTTGGAGTACACGATGTACGGCCATTACGATTGGTATGTCATGCCCAAGTGGGGCGCCGACGAGTCCAGCAAGTGGATTCAGGACAATATGAAAGTAACCGTCAACAACATCCCGAGCAACGAGAACGCCGCGCAGAAGCTCAATACGATGATCGCCAGCGGGTCACTGCCGGATGTGCTGTGGATGGACAAAAACCAGGACGTCGAAAAGCTTCGCCAGGCCGACATGCTTGTTCCGTTCGACGATTATCTCGATAAATATCCGAACTTCAAAAAATACGTCGGCGAAGCGACGATCAATATGCTTCGCTCACCGGATGGGAAAATCTATCAGTTCCCGAACTGGTACTCTTCACAACCTTTCGGCAACGCGGGGTATGTCATTAACAAAAAATACTACGAAGCAGTCGGCTCGCCGAAGCTGGAGACGACGGACGATTTTTACAACTTCCTCAAGGCGGTTAAAGAGAAATTCCCGAATGTGACACCGTTCAACCCGGATTTAGCTGTCGACGGTCAAGGTCTAGATATACTATATTCCGCTTTCCTGGAGGACGCGCAGCTAAAAGGGCTGGCTAACCGGGTGGCCATTGGAACGGATAAGATGGAGTCTGTCTTCAAGGAGGAAGCGTTCCGCGAATCGATGCTGTACGCCTCTAAGCTGTTCCGCGAGAAGCTGATGACGCAGGACGCAATGACTCAGGATAAGGAGCTCCTGAAGGAGCGGGTTATGACCGGCCAGGTTGCCGCCTATGCTGGAGCGAGTCCGACGGAGAACGGTGCGGCTGCCGACGCGGCGCTGAAGAAGAAGGATCCCAATAACGGTTACTTCATGATTTGGCCGATTCATAAGGAGGGGCTGGATAAAAACAAGATTTTCCCGGGCACTTATTCTACGCTTGGCTGGAACGTCAACGTCATTACAAAATCGGCTAAGGACCCAGAGAAAATCTTCGCGTTCCTCGACTGGATGACCGGTCCGGAAGGACAGTCCGTCATCATGTGGGGGCCGGAAGGCAAGTATTGGGAGGGCAAGGACGCCGAAAGTTTCCCGATCATCACCGATGCCTTTTCCACCGACGTGGAAGGCCGCAGCAAAACGATGGACGCCACGGTTAACCTCCAATGGGTTGGCAACGCTGCTTTCACGGACCGAGCGAAAATTACGTTTGAGTCAACGCTGCCGGAAGAAAAGCGAACCTGGGAATCCCGATACCAGAGCATGATTACGTGGAAAACGCAAAGCAACGGCACGGAGTTTGAGCAGCTAGCGCCTCCATCCGATACGGAGGAGGGCATCATTCAGACGGAGCTTGAGGAACTTTGGGACGAAACTCGCGCCAAAGCTCTGTACGCCGGGTCTGATGAAGAGGTGCTGTCCATCCTTGATAAGGCACATGACGATGCGATGAAGCTCGGTTATCAGCAGCTGTTGGATTATAAAACGAAGAGATGGCAGGAAAATAAAGCGAAAATCGCTGGCAGTTAA
- a CDS encoding Helix-turn-helix domain-containing protein has product MYRVLIVDDEELDLKGMQEFIPWSSLGLEVAGAVNNGYAAFDLLQQEAVDILVTDVHMPRMTGLELAERALQLHGELKVIFVSGYQDFHYVRQALQLRAWGYVLKPMDDAELVAALEGLIRQLDGERGAQAREAKPGAAAFAPLNATASAALDATDVTASEAPKETPLAAFATAAGKGSLKHARLISELLDYVDSHLHEHITLKLTADAFSFSPNYLGSLFKEETGKNFSEHLIEQRMRRAGELLLGTRLRVYEIADRIGYRYMPYFSRQFKETFGVTPNEYRRSK; this is encoded by the coding sequence ATGTACCGGGTGCTTATCGTTGACGATGAGGAGCTGGATCTGAAGGGGATGCAGGAGTTCATTCCTTGGAGTAGCCTTGGCTTGGAAGTGGCGGGGGCGGTCAATAACGGGTATGCCGCATTCGACCTGCTGCAGCAGGAGGCGGTCGACATTCTCGTGACCGATGTACATATGCCGAGAATGACCGGACTTGAGCTCGCGGAAAGAGCACTGCAGCTGCACGGGGAGTTAAAGGTTATATTCGTCAGCGGTTATCAGGACTTTCATTATGTCAGGCAGGCGCTGCAGCTGCGCGCTTGGGGTTATGTGCTGAAGCCGATGGACGACGCCGAACTCGTCGCCGCGCTGGAAGGGCTGATTCGCCAGCTCGATGGAGAGAGGGGGGCTCAAGCTCGGGAAGCGAAGCCCGGCGCAGCGGCTTTCGCCCCGCTTAACGCAACGGCTTCCGCAGCCCTGGATGCAACGGATGTAACGGCTTCCGAAGCGCCGAAGGAAACGCCGTTGGCCGCTTTCGCGACCGCCGCCGGAAAGGGGAGTCTCAAGCATGCACGGCTCATCTCGGAGCTGCTGGATTATGTTGACTCCCATCTGCATGAGCACATAACGCTCAAGCTGACGGCGGATGCATTTTCATTTTCGCCCAATTACTTAGGATCGCTGTTCAAAGAGGAGACGGGCAAAAACTTCAGCGAACATCTGATTGAGCAGCGGATGAGACGGGCTGGCGAATTGCTGCTCGGCACGAGGCTCAGGGTGTATGAAATCGCCGATCGCATCGGGTACCGGTATATGCCCTATTTCAGTCGCCAGTTCAAGGAGACGTTCGGCGTTACCCCGAACGAGTATCGGAGGAGCAAATGA
- a CDS encoding Sensor histidine kinase YesM, with translation MKPERPRTYIPVGIKLLASYVLLTLVPLAVLGYVANAIMAESARSQTESSIRGTLGQVESNIHYRVNDINRLTDMLYHDTTLATSIRHAEAGYVSYEATRKVLLPKLRAVMEAADPSRRMRITAFVKNPNIPEVYYRDDAEEDVIARKGRYYELAQFSRIEHEAWYASLPKENYGVTAVWIQVGDDVRFGRISLIRRLVDTSDARGLKEIGVLRITIYIRDLFESIETDLHIPGGNNVYIQNDKGRVLYSPKDLPLQTGPPPDKEQNLVIRESLPIPGYRMVAVIPNEVLQADARKITWITLLVCGISIIVISAVALAVTRAFTKRMYKVLSVLRAFSRGDYRMRVQYRGLDEFAQIADSLNALGAKTDNLIQEVYLTNLRKKEAELDSLQAQINPHFLYNTLSSISRLAKFGEVDKQHRMIMNLAKFYRMSLNDGKTIIAAGNELEQIQAYLAIQQVKYGHRVSVSYDWDPLVNDYRIIKLLLQPFVENALEHAWNGDQIAITIGASLRSGANPLLEFRIGDDGIGMAPELVRELFADRQQTRRGYGIRNVHERIQLYYGRSYGVSIESGTDGGGTLVRLHIPARKGLEDESAPGEKGMEKQSRA, from the coding sequence ATGAAACCGGAGCGGCCGCGCACCTACATCCCTGTCGGTATCAAGCTGCTGGCTTCCTACGTCCTGCTGACCCTAGTTCCGCTCGCCGTACTTGGTTATGTAGCCAATGCGATTATGGCGGAATCGGCTCGCTCCCAGACGGAGAGCAGTATCCGAGGCACGCTTGGGCAGGTGGAAAGCAATATTCATTATCGTGTAAACGACATCAATCGTCTGACTGATATGTTGTATCACGACACGACGCTGGCTACCTCGATTCGCCATGCCGAGGCGGGATATGTCAGCTACGAAGCGACTCGCAAGGTGCTGCTGCCCAAGCTGCGGGCTGTTATGGAAGCTGCCGATCCGAGCCGCCGCATGAGAATTACAGCTTTTGTCAAAAATCCGAATATACCGGAAGTGTACTATCGGGATGACGCCGAAGAGGATGTCATAGCTCGCAAAGGGCGTTATTACGAGCTGGCGCAGTTCAGTCGGATCGAACATGAGGCGTGGTATGCCAGTCTGCCTAAAGAGAACTATGGGGTGACTGCCGTTTGGATACAGGTCGGCGACGATGTGCGGTTCGGACGAATATCGCTTATCCGCCGGCTCGTTGATACGAGCGATGCCCGCGGACTCAAGGAGATCGGCGTACTGCGCATTACGATATACATCCGGGATTTGTTCGAAAGCATCGAAACCGATCTGCATATTCCCGGTGGCAATAACGTTTATATCCAGAATGATAAGGGTCGTGTGCTTTATTCACCGAAGGATTTGCCGCTGCAAACGGGGCCTCCGCCGGACAAGGAGCAGAATCTCGTCATTAGGGAAAGCTTGCCGATCCCTGGTTATCGTATGGTTGCGGTCATTCCGAACGAGGTGCTGCAGGCGGATGCGCGCAAAATCACCTGGATTACGCTGCTCGTTTGCGGGATTAGTATAATCGTCATATCTGCCGTTGCACTGGCCGTTACCCGTGCCTTTACGAAGCGAATGTACAAAGTGCTCAGCGTGCTGCGGGCGTTCAGCCGAGGCGATTACCGCATGCGGGTGCAGTACCGAGGCTTGGACGAGTTTGCGCAAATTGCCGATTCACTAAATGCGTTGGGTGCCAAAACGGATAATCTTATTCAAGAAGTCTATTTGACCAATCTGCGAAAAAAAGAAGCGGAGCTTGATTCGTTGCAGGCCCAGATCAACCCGCATTTTTTGTACAATACGCTTTCATCCATCAGCCGCCTGGCCAAGTTCGGAGAAGTGGACAAGCAGCATAGAATGATTATGAATCTGGCGAAGTTTTACCGTATGTCGCTTAACGATGGCAAAACGATTATTGCAGCGGGCAACGAGCTAGAGCAGATTCAGGCATATTTGGCGATCCAGCAGGTTAAATACGGTCACAGAGTCAGCGTAAGTTACGATTGGGACCCGCTTGTGAACGACTACCGGATCATCAAGCTGCTGTTACAGCCATTTGTGGAAAATGCGCTGGAGCATGCGTGGAACGGGGACCAGATTGCGATTACGATCGGAGCGTCGCTTCGTTCCGGTGCAAACCCGTTGCTGGAATTCCGCATTGGGGACGACGGAATCGGCATGGCGCCGGAGCTTGTCCGGGAGCTGTTCGCGGACCGCCAGCAGACGCGGCGGGGTTATGGAATCCGCAACGTTCATGAGCGAATTCAGTTGTACTACGGTAGGTCTTATGGCGTGAGCATTGAGAGTGGAACAGACGGCGGAGGCACGCTTGTACGTTTACATATTCCGGCGCGTAAAGGGCTGGAGGATGAGTCTGCGCCGGGGGAGAAGGGGATGGAAAAGCAATCAAGAGCTTGA
- a CDS encoding Putative aminopeptidase FrvX, with protein MNQETMELFRKLTEMRAVPGQERELRQFVEAELKQSTDELVYDRLGSVFGVFRGNEEGPRIMVAGHMDEVGLMVTSITESGMLKFVTLGGWNAQTMLAQRMEVVTDKGTVIGVIGSTPPHLLDDASRNKVVEIKTMYLDVGADSRDEAFEMGIRPGQAIVPVCPFTVMANPKKIMAKAWDNRYGVGLALELAKELKGSEHPNVIYTGATVQEEVGLRGARTAANLVQPDLFLALDASPAADATGDKNAMGQLGKGALLRVQDPGMITHRGLVELIRDTAEDNGIRYQYYFSQGGTDAGQVHLSGIGVPSAVIGLPARYIHTAASIMHIEDYEAAKELLFTLVRKIDKGVFETILSR; from the coding sequence ATGAATCAAGAAACAATGGAGTTGTTCCGCAAGCTTACGGAAATGAGGGCTGTTCCCGGCCAGGAACGGGAGCTTCGGCAGTTCGTGGAAGCAGAGCTGAAGCAGAGCACCGATGAGCTCGTATATGATCGTCTCGGCAGTGTATTCGGCGTATTCCGCGGCAATGAAGAGGGCCCGCGAATTATGGTAGCCGGACATATGGACGAGGTTGGCCTTATGGTTACTTCTATTACAGAAAGCGGAATGTTGAAATTTGTAACGCTCGGCGGCTGGAACGCTCAGACGATGCTGGCTCAGCGCATGGAGGTCGTGACGGACAAAGGTACGGTCATTGGCGTAATCGGCTCCACGCCGCCTCATTTGCTGGATGACGCTTCGCGCAACAAGGTAGTAGAGATCAAGACGATGTACCTGGACGTCGGTGCAGACAGCCGTGACGAAGCATTTGAGATGGGCATTCGCCCGGGCCAGGCGATCGTACCCGTTTGTCCCTTCACGGTAATGGCGAATCCGAAGAAGATTATGGCTAAAGCCTGGGACAACCGCTATGGGGTAGGACTGGCGCTGGAGCTGGCCAAGGAGTTGAAGGGCAGCGAGCATCCTAATGTAATCTACACCGGCGCTACCGTTCAAGAGGAAGTCGGCTTGCGCGGCGCCCGCACGGCAGCCAATCTAGTGCAGCCTGATCTGTTCCTGGCGCTGGACGCCAGTCCTGCGGCCGATGCCACCGGTGATAAAAATGCGATGGGCCAGCTTGGCAAGGGAGCTTTGCTGCGTGTGCAGGATCCCGGCATGATTACACACCGGGGGCTCGTGGAGTTGATCCGCGACACAGCCGAGGATAACGGCATTCGTTATCAGTATTATTTCTCGCAAGGCGGTACGGATGCTGGGCAAGTCCATTTGTCCGGGATCGGCGTCCCTTCTGCAGTCATTGGCTTGCCGGCTCGATATATCCATACAGCAGCTTCTATCATGCACATCGAGGATTACGAAGCGGCGAAGGAGCTGCTATTTACACTCGTCCGCAAAATCGACAAGGGCGTTTTTGAGACAATTTTGTCCCGTTAA